A single Loxodonta africana isolate mLoxAfr1 chromosome 12, mLoxAfr1.hap2, whole genome shotgun sequence DNA region contains:
- the LOC100677677 gene encoding LOW QUALITY PROTEIN: protein SDA1 homolog (The sequence of the model RefSeq protein was modified relative to this genomic sequence to represent the inferred CDS: deleted 2 bases in 1 codon; substituted 2 bases at 2 genomic stop codons) → MFSRNNKLPSNLPQLQNLIKRDPPAXKLIEEFLQQYNSYKSNVDIFKLQPNKPSKELAKLVMFMAQIGHCYPEYLSNFPQELKDLLSYNHTVLDPDLRMTFCKTLILQRNKNLISPSSLLELFFELLRCHDKLLRKTLYTHIVTDIKNINAKHKNNKVNIALQKFMYTMLRDINATGAKMSLDEMIELYRRNIWNDAKTVNVVTTACFSKVTKVLVAALAFFLGKGEEEKQDGDLESEDEGPTARDLLVQYATGKKSSKHKKKSEKAMKVLKKQKKKKKTEVLNFSAIHLIHDPQDFAEKLPKQLESSKERFEVKMMLMNFISRLVGIHELFLFNFHPFIQRFLQPYQREVTKILLFAAQASHHQVPPEIIRSLLMTVANNFVTDKNSGEVMTVAINAIKEITAPCPLAMTEELLQDLAQYKTHKDKNVMMSARTLIQLFRTLNPQMLHKKFRCKPTEASIETRVQEYGELDAKDYIPGAEILEAEKEEENAENDEDGXESASLSEEGDADGEWVDLPHSSDEEHQEIFKKLNSTPMEERKAKAAAISTSRVLTQEDFQKIRMAQLRKELSVAPGKAEKRKYIEINSDEEPRGKLLSLRDIEHHKKPKSDKETRLATAMAGKTDRKEFMRMKTKMNPFSSFSNKEKKKQKNFMMMRYSQNVRSKNKRSFREMQLAVRDALLKKRKRMN, encoded by the exons ATGTTCAGCAGAAACAACAAGCTGCCCAGCAACCTCCCGCAGTTA CAGAATCTGATCAAGCGGGACCCGCCGGCATAGAAACTCATCGAAGAGTTTCTACAGCAGTATAATTCCTACAAATCCAATGTGGATATTTTCAAATTACAACCAAATAAACCCAGCAAAGAACTGGCAAAGCTGGTGATGTTTATGGCACAGATTGGTCACTGCTACCCAGAATATCTAAGTAACTTTCCTCAGGAACTGAAAGATCTGCTCTCCTATAATCACACTGTCTTGGATCCTGATCTTCGAATGACATTTTGCAAAACTTTGATCTTGCAGAGAAATAAGAATCTCATCAGTCCATCAAGTTTGCTGGAGCTCTTCTTTGAGCTTCTACGTTGCCATGATAAGCTTCTGCGAAAGACTTTATACACTCATATTGTAACTGATATcaagaacataaatgcaaaacacAAGAACAATAAAGTGAATATAGCATTGCAAAAGTTCATGTACACCATGTTAAGAGACATCAATGCAACTGGAGCCAAGATGTCTTTGGATGAGATGATTGAACTCTACAGAAGAAACATCTGGAACGATGCCAAAACTGTCAATGTTGTCACAACTGCATGCTTCTCTAAGGTCACCAAGGTATTAGTGGCGGCTTTAGCATTCTTCCTAGGGAAAGGTGAAGAGGAGAAACAGGACGGTGACTTAGAATCCGAGGATGAAGGACCAACAGCAAGAGACCTTCTTGTGCAATATGCCACAGGGAAGAAAAGCTCCAAACacaagaaaaaatcagaaaaggctATGAAAGTGCtcaagaaacaaaagaagaagaaaaaaacagaggtGCTTAACTTTTCAGCTATTCACTTGATTCATGATCCCCAAGATTTTGCAGAGAAACTACCAAAGCAACTAGAGAGCTCTAAGGAGAGATTTGAAGTGAAGATGATGCTCATGAACTTTATCTCTAGATTGGTGGGAATTCACGAGCTTTTCCTCTTTAACTTCCATCCCTTCATTCAAAGGTTTCTGCAGCCCTACCAAAGAGAAGTAACAAAGATTCTTCTGTTTGCTGCACAAGCATCTCATCATCAGGTACCCCCAGAGATCATTCGGTCATTGCTCATGACTGTGGCCAATAATTTTGTTACTGACAAGAACTCTGGTGAAGTTATGACAGTAGCTATCAATGCTATAAAAGAGATCACCGCTCCATGTCCTCTGGCCATGACTGAAGAACTTCTCCAAGACCTGGCCCAGTATAAAACACACAAAGATAAAAATGTGATGATGTCTGCCAGAACTTTGATTCAGCTCTTCCGAACACTGAATCCTCAGATGTTGCACAAGAAATTCCGGTGTAAGCCTACAGAAGCCTCAATAGAAACAAGAGTACAAGAATATGGAGAATTAGATGCTAAAGATTATATCCCAGGAGCAGAAATTCTAGAAGctgagaaagaggaggagaatgCTGAAAATGATGAAGATGGTTAGGAAAGTGCCAGTCTCAGTGAGGAGGGGGATGCTGATGGTGAATGGGTTGACTTGCCCCACTCTTCGGATGAAGAGCATCAAGAAATTTTCAAGAAGCTAAACAGCACACCCATGGAGGAGCGGAAAGCCAAAGCTGCAGCCATCAGCACGAGTCGGGTTTTAACTCAGGAAGATTTCCAGAAAATCCGCATGGCCCAACTGAGGAAAGAACTCAGTGTTGCCCCTGGgaaagcagaaaagaggaaatatATTGAAATAAACAGTGATGAGGAGCCCAGAGGCAAGTTACTTTCACTCCGAGACATTGAACACCATAAAAAGCCAAAGTCCGACAAGGAGACAAGGCTAGCAACTGCAATGGCTGGAAAGACAGACCGAAAAGAATTTATGAGGATGAAAACCAAAATGAATCCATTTTCAAGTTTCTCaaataaggagaagaaaaaacagaagaacTTTATGATGATGCGGTATAGTCAGAATGTCCGGTCAAAAAATAAACGctcctttagagaaatgcagctGGCTGTACGAGATGCccttttgaaaaagagaaaaagaatgaattgA